The proteins below are encoded in one region of Flammeovirga kamogawensis:
- a CDS encoding efflux RND transporter periplasmic adaptor subunit, which translates to MRLSNFIILSIFFISCSTKNKVETEHKDQLVKIVQVDAGNSSDIKIVTGVTSPNKEVNMSFRVSGPLVNFNLEEGQKVIKGEFLGAIDTRDFKLALQKAEANYRLAKTENERASRLHKSNNVSLQVLDKAKLAFEEAQTNLTTAKNALNDTKLFAPFTGYIKSVHTEKGEHVNATQRILVLQDFSKVKVKCNVPEAIVLNAKNIDRIHVVFDSKPTQRFSAEVLEILHDTEGINYAYPMILELNQENEDIIAGMTADIYLTLSTTKSTTSLLPTNAVMGKPNGDSFVWGIHPETQTLKKVPVSIKGLKNDDKFIVEIQDDIEWVVATGGTYLVEGQKVRVKLDNTIVSLN; encoded by the coding sequence ATGAGACTTTCAAATTTTATCATACTATCTATCTTTTTTATTTCATGCTCTACAAAAAACAAGGTAGAGACAGAACATAAAGACCAATTAGTAAAAATAGTTCAAGTAGATGCTGGGAATTCTAGTGACATTAAAATTGTGACAGGGGTAACATCGCCTAATAAAGAAGTAAATATGTCTTTTAGGGTGAGTGGTCCTTTGGTAAATTTTAATTTAGAGGAAGGGCAGAAAGTAATAAAAGGAGAATTTCTAGGAGCCATAGATACTAGAGATTTTAAATTGGCATTACAAAAAGCTGAAGCAAATTACAGGTTGGCTAAAACTGAAAATGAAAGAGCAAGCAGATTACATAAAAGTAATAATGTCTCATTACAAGTTCTTGATAAAGCAAAATTAGCTTTTGAAGAAGCACAAACTAATTTAACCACTGCAAAAAATGCATTAAATGACACAAAATTATTTGCTCCATTTACAGGGTATATAAAATCTGTACATACAGAGAAGGGAGAACACGTTAATGCAACACAAAGAATTCTTGTCCTTCAAGATTTTTCTAAAGTAAAAGTAAAATGCAATGTGCCTGAAGCAATTGTATTAAATGCTAAAAACATAGACCGAATACATGTAGTGTTTGATTCTAAGCCAACACAAAGATTTTCTGCAGAAGTTTTAGAAATACTTCATGATACTGAGGGAATCAATTACGCTTATCCAATGATATTAGAATTAAATCAGGAAAATGAGGATATAATTGCAGGAATGACTGCAGATATTTATCTAACACTATCTACAACTAAATCTACTACTAGTTTACTACCAACTAACGCTGTGATGGGTAAACCAAACGGAGATAGCTTCGTTTGGGGAATCCATCCAGAAACACAAACATTAAAAAAAGTACCAGTTAGTATTAAAGGACTTAAAAATGATGACAAATTTATAGTTGAAATACAGGACGATATTGAATGGGTAGTTGCAACCGGAGGTACTTATTTAGTAGAAGGTCAGAAAGTACGTGTGAAATTAGATAATACCATTGTTTCTTTAAACTAA
- a CDS encoding DUF3108 domain-containing protein gives MMSGSINKSFLLAVVLLMLSTLGTSSEKYQWRVLENTDFLKGEKLIYVASYSFVDAGIAEVFLDDSMYTIEGHNCFHAKVNAESIGVVGAVLNVHDSWESYFDSASILPLKFRRDVIEGKYTLEENITFDQDSQKVYVNWKKKDKPEIHYEEYPGKKETIDVISGYYFLRTINFSNLKKNARINFNGFWEKKTYNFDIIYLGEENCKTKFGTIKSFVFSPVVPENSFFRGDNPVRFWISNDENRIPLKIKANLKVGSVKVNLKEIKKSKSKLIAAGN, from the coding sequence ATGATGAGTGGCTCTATTAATAAATCATTTCTATTAGCTGTTGTGTTATTGATGCTATCTACTTTGGGAACTTCATCAGAAAAATACCAATGGAGAGTACTAGAGAATACTGATTTCTTAAAAGGGGAGAAGTTGATTTATGTGGCTAGTTATTCTTTTGTTGATGCTGGTATAGCTGAAGTATTTTTAGATGATTCTATGTATACCATAGAAGGACACAATTGTTTTCATGCCAAGGTAAATGCGGAAAGTATTGGTGTAGTAGGTGCTGTTTTAAATGTACATGATTCATGGGAAAGTTATTTTGATTCAGCTTCAATTCTTCCATTAAAATTTAGACGAGATGTAATTGAAGGGAAATATACTTTAGAAGAAAATATAACTTTTGATCAAGACAGTCAGAAAGTATATGTCAATTGGAAGAAAAAGGATAAGCCAGAAATTCATTACGAAGAATACCCAGGAAAGAAAGAAACAATTGATGTGATTTCAGGCTATTATTTTTTAAGAACAATTAATTTTTCGAATTTAAAAAAGAATGCAAGAATTAATTTTAATGGCTTTTGGGAAAAGAAAACTTATAATTTTGATATAATTTATTTAGGAGAAGAAAATTGTAAAACGAAGTTCGGAACAATAAAATCTTTTGTGTTTTCTCCTGTTGTACCAGAAAACTCTTTTTTTAGAGGAGATAACCCTGTTCGGTTTTGGATATCAAATGATGAAAATAGAATTCCATTAAAAATAAAAGCCAATTTGAAAGTAGGCTCTGTAAAAGTAAATTTAAAAGAAATAAAAAAGTCGAAGTCAAAACTTATTGCAGCAGGCAATTAA
- a CDS encoding DUF418 domain-containing protein, which produces MRQLDQTLNNFTPTKKKRLDVIDVLRGFAVMIIMLLHNIEHFNYYHYPMKTVTPDWLIDLDANVFSTMFFLFGGKTYSIFALLFGFTFYLMYEKQKQLGKDFGYRYLWRLFLLSIFAAFNSIFFAGEVLLMYAITGLILFLERKFNAKVILIIACFLLFQPLEWYRYFNYLVVDGYTIGKNLSSDMWLPVQTYLGGESMITTFYKNISLGQTWSFMWALENGRVIQTAGLFSLGFYFGKVKLFEGNSTKKWLTILISAAVISIPLFFLKETYLVNQSIITLKRTLGVTFDMWWKLSFTFIWVSSIILLYRYSAFQKLTKYLKAYGRMSLTNYITQSMVGGFIYYGYGLNWADKYGVTISLGIGLVLLIVQITICNWWIKKYKQGPFEKLWHHLTWAPKF; this is translated from the coding sequence ATGAGACAATTAGACCAAACGCTTAACAATTTTACTCCAACAAAAAAGAAGAGACTTGATGTAATAGATGTTTTAAGAGGGTTTGCAGTAATGATAATTATGCTTCTTCATAACATAGAGCATTTTAATTATTATCATTATCCAATGAAAACAGTAACTCCAGATTGGCTGATAGATTTAGATGCAAATGTGTTTAGTACAATGTTTTTCCTTTTTGGAGGTAAGACGTATTCTATCTTCGCATTACTATTTGGTTTTACTTTTTACTTAATGTATGAAAAACAAAAACAACTAGGCAAAGATTTTGGCTATAGGTATTTATGGAGGTTATTTTTACTATCTATCTTTGCTGCCTTTAATTCAATATTTTTTGCAGGAGAGGTATTACTTATGTATGCTATTACAGGTTTGATTTTATTTCTCGAAAGAAAATTTAATGCAAAAGTAATCTTAATTATCGCCTGTTTCTTATTATTTCAACCCTTAGAATGGTATCGTTACTTCAACTATTTAGTAGTGGATGGTTATACAATAGGTAAAAATCTTTCATCGGATATGTGGTTACCTGTACAAACATATTTAGGAGGTGAATCTATGATAACAACATTCTATAAAAACATATCATTAGGGCAAACATGGTCATTTATGTGGGCATTAGAGAATGGTAGAGTAATACAAACAGCAGGATTATTTTCTTTAGGTTTTTACTTTGGTAAAGTGAAATTATTTGAAGGAAATTCTACAAAGAAATGGTTGACGATATTAATTTCAGCAGCTGTAATAAGCATACCTTTATTCTTTCTTAAGGAGACTTATTTAGTCAATCAATCAATTATTACTTTAAAAAGAACGTTGGGTGTTACGTTTGATATGTGGTGGAAACTTAGCTTCACATTTATATGGGTGAGTAGCATAATTCTGTTATATCGATACAGTGCTTTCCAAAAGTTAACAAAGTACTTAAAAGCATACGGTAGAATGAGCCTTACAAATTATATTACTCAATCTATGGTAGGTGGATTTATATATTATGGATATGGTTTAAATTGGGCAGATAAATACGGCGTAACAATTAGTTTAGGAATAGGTTTAGTTTTACTCATAGTACAAATTACTATTTGTAACTGGTGGATTAAGAAATATAAACAAGGTCCATTCGAAAAACTCTGGCATCATTTAACGTGGGCTCCTAAATTTTAA
- a CDS encoding response regulator: MYPKTLWTRRITTINNETFIIIVKLGITTPILAITANTEDDLVNQYFDVGMNACIPKPYGQEELQQSIMKLL, translated from the coding sequence TTGTATCCCAAAACCTTATGGACAAGAAGAATTACAACAATCAATAATGAAACTTTTATAATAATTGTAAAATTAGGAATTACTACACCAATTCTTGCAATAACAGCTAATACAGAAGACGATTTGGTTAATCAATATTTTGATGTAGGAATGAATGCTTGTATCCCAAAACCTTATGGACAAGAAGAATTACAACAATCAATAATGAAACTTTTATAA